A window of Rhinolophus ferrumequinum isolate MPI-CBG mRhiFer1 chromosome 23, mRhiFer1_v1.p, whole genome shotgun sequence genomic DNA:
CTTGAGGGCAGCATGGGGAGTAAAGCTGTTGCAGATAGAAGCTTTAGAATCAGacacacctgggtttgaatcctgactctgccacttactagctgtgtgaacttgagcaatTTATTGACTACTCTGGGCCTTAATGTCATCATCTTTAAAACTGGAATCATGTCCTCAGAGAGTTATTGCATCCATTCAAAAAATACTTGAGCATCTGTGATGTCCCTGGTCCCATGCTAGGCACAGGGACACAGTGGCTAACAGGATGGACAAGGTtgccatgaggattaaatgagatttggCACATTGGCCTGTCTTGGCACATAGTTAGTGCTCAGTAAACGCCTCTATTGGTCTCATTCTCATTCCAGCCCTTGATTGCATTCAAGAATGGGTCTGGAAATGTTCGTTTTGACCTACTGCCCTAATGCTCAGTAAACAGACAATGCATGTGCTTAGGTTTCTGCAAAAGCagtgacaccaaaaacaaaagggagagagaaaagttcAGCTCTGAGGGACTCGTTCTGAATCTGACAATCAGAACACCTACGAAGAAGCTAGGTGTGAGGTAATTATGAAAAGTCACACTTTCTTTTAACTCTATGTCAGGGGTATACTGTAATTGCATTAGAGATCAGGACCCCTCAAGGTTTTCATTAGCCCTAAGTCCTGGGGTAACCCCCCTCTCCTGGACTTTTGGGATGTTTCACAGGAGGAGAGGCCAGGAGTTCAATTACTCACTGCGGCTGCAGAGCCATGGCCGTTCGGGAGTGGATGTGTAATGGTAGCCGGCCCGGTCCACACACTCGATGCTCTGGTCCCCATAGATGATCTGGAAGACCTGACAGATGAGGGCGCAGGACTCCTCGGCAGCATCCTGGAGGAGGACAGAGCTCAGGCCCTCTCCAACGACCGGGATGCCCCTGCTCCCTAACACAGTGTGAggagtctcacacacacacctacagaGGCCTTTAAATTGACTTTGAGGATATTTCCCATCAAAATAATATGGCTTCTCTCTGGGTCTTGGACCTCTTTATAGAACCCAGGGATGATTCTAACCCTTCTGTCCTGAAAAATGCATACATGCATCCCCAACTTCTGGGGGATTAATGGGCCCTCCTGAAGTTTATCTAAAATAAatcctaatttattttaatttataggtATCGTatttccccaagaataagacctacccccaaaataagccccaggtaagatcatcagccagacagatgcatttagaacgttatgacgatgttccagaagatgacatgtctgtatttgaataaatgcagattgttctacatgaaaaaataagacatcccctgaaaatacgccctaatgcgtcttttggagcaaaaattaatataagatctgtttttattttgggggagacacagtaggaagctgagacccagagaggtaaagtgattagccaggactagaacccaggtctcctaatACCTAGTAGGTGGAGGAAGaattaaatgtatgaaaattttAGGCTTAACATAGTACTACTACCAGATACATATTTAGACATGAGCTTCCTGGCACCCAAGGCAAAAGTGAAAGCAAGCATAAACTTCAGTCTCTGAAAGAAGCAAGGAATGTAAGTTCTCAAGTGACAACTTTTGGAGATTGCAAATTTGAGGAAGAATTTGCCTCTTCGTGTCTTCACGTAAGAGACACAAAAAGACCATAACTGATGAAGAGGTCATCTCCATGAAGGCATTTCCTGGTTTGTGAATCTAAAAAAAGCCCAGggtgtaaattaaaatataacccTGGATAGGTATTTTGGGATGGGGGAATGTAGTAATCATTAAACCAAAATCGAACTTTACAATAACCCTACAAAATGGACAAGAAAGAGAGGatccttattttatagttaaagaCACTGAGgattaaaatggttaaatggcTTGCCCAGGCTCATACAGCAGGCTCATGGCATTGGTTAATGTTGGCACCCAGGTTTTTTGACTAACACCTGTACCCTCCCTGGGACCACAATGTTTCAGATAGGAGGCCAGACGCTAAGGTACTCCTGGAAAAcaactcttcatttatttatttatctcacaAATTCTCATTTGGTCCTACTGTGTGACAGGTACTGGGCCAGGCTCTGGGGTCTCAGAGGTGAATTGGTTGAAGTCTGTACCCTACAGCTCTCACAGTCCAGTGGGATAAACAGGGCACAAACTCACTTTCCCTATGGAAACTGGATCTCCTCCTTATCACTGCCACCTTCTTGGTTTCTTCTTGGCTCCCATCACAGGTATAATAAATATGATTTACTTGATCcactcattcaatatttattgagtacgtattatgtgctgggcactgttctaggagcCAGAGATACCACAGTGGACCACCCAGCACTCACAGGTCTCTTTCACTCTACAACGACACCAGAAAGAGATGAGGCTAGAGAGGAAATGGGGATGGTGGTTGGAAacactattaccgtgtttccccgaaaagaagacctcgccggacaatcagctctaatgtgtcttttggagcaaaacttaatataagacccagtcatatattatatattacccagtcttatagtatagtaaaataagaccgggtcttatattattttttgctccaaaagacatattggaactgattgtccggctaggtcttattttcggggaaacacggtatcaggtGGATGGCCTTATAAGTAGTTTTAAGGACATTAGCTTTTAttctgaaggaaaagggaagctgAAAGATTTTGAACAGTGACGCAGTGTGACTTAAATGCTCACAGGACTAACTGCCCTGACCATGTAGGGGACCAGATTGTAAACAAGGGTCAGACCAGTGAGGGGTGACTGCATGATTCAGATGATAGGAGATGGGGCATGGACCTGGGTGGGGgcagtgtggggtggggagaagcagatgggttttggttatattttaaaaatagggccAAAATGATTTGTTGACAGAGTGGATATGGGctgtgtgagagagaggggaGCCAAGGATCCCTGCAAGGTTGTGGTATGAGCAACAGAAGGACAGGGCTGCCATTCATCAAgataaggaagaaaagggaggagcaGGTTTAGGGGAGAAGATTGGGAGCTCAGCTTCGGATGTGTTAGGTTTGAGAAAGTCATTAGACCTTCCAACGGAGGGTTGAGTGGAGGAACATGTCTGGAGATGTGGTGAGAAACTTTGGGGGAATTCTCAGTGTTTTAAATGTCCTGAGGCTAGAGGAGATGACCTAGAAATGAGTGTAAAGGAGAGGAGATGAGAGGATCGAGGACGATGCCTGGGGCACTTCAACCTCCAGAACTTAAAGAGAAGAAACCAGCTcctgagaaggagcagccaggagagtaggaagaaaagcaagagaatgtGGAGAGCTGGAAACCAAATGAGAAACTGTTTCAAGGGAAAGCGAGTCAGCTCTGGAGCCTGCGTTTACTGGTCATTATCCATCTCTCCCTCTGGACAGGCaccatgtctgttttattcaccacAGTTTATATACAGAGAGAGTCAGGGCTCCCTGGGTCAGAGGAAAAGCTGAGAAGGGTCAGGGCTGGAAGGTGTTGTCAGACTCTGAGCTCCCTACCAAAGGACACCAAATATGTCTTGTTTCTCTCTATCCACAGCACCtagcccaatgcctggcacaagctggtgctcagtaaatatggcCAAATGAATAAAAGCAAGGTGAACGTGGaggatgggtggggggagggtaggCAAAGCAAGAAGAACAAAAAGGCTTCTGCCTTGGGTGATGGACAGTCACCAAGAGTACAGGCTCTGAATTTCCTGGGTCCCAATGTTGAAATCACCACCtgcttcctgtgtgaccttgcacaagttacttagcctctggGTTCGGTTTCTTCTCTACAGAATGGGGGTGGTTGAACTATTTGCCTCTACGGGATCCTGTGAGAATGAAATAAGTCAATGCTGGTTCTGTGTCTGGCATGGGTTGGCATTCGATTCGTGCCAGTGATTACAGTCCTCATGATTGTTACTGTGGTAGTGCGGATATTTACGAGATTGGATAAGGAACAGGGTTGAAGAAGGGGTTAGATCAAGTCTGTTTTagctattttcagttttcattccaCTGGGACAGCAAGGAGGAAGTGTCCTGGAGGGGTCCAAGGTTGGAGTTCGGAAGCCTTTTGGCGTCATGGGCACACAGGAAGTACCTGAATCAATCCCAGGTAGGGccgaaggagggaggagaggccagAGTAGACCCCAGGAACCTCATGAATGGGGTGAGGGAGCGCCGCTCACCCCGGACGTGCCCGGGAGGCAGGGCACAGGGGGACAGGGTGCCCTTGGGCTCACCCTGTTGGCCACAGCCAGGATGACGAGGTTGCAGTAGGCGTCTGGGCTGGGGTCCTGCGGGTCGAGAGGGTTGGGGCCCGGGTGGCGCCGCTCCCagctgccgccgccgcccgcctGCCTCCGCTCCCAGCTGCCACCCGGCTtgcccgcgccgccgccgccgccaccgtgCCGCCGTTCCCAGCTGCCGCTGAACGTCTGCCGCCGCTCCCAGCTGCCGGACGCCCGGGCCCCCGCGCGCTGGCGCTCCaggctgccgccgccgccgccgccgcccccagcccgggcctcggcgcccgCGCCCCCGCCCCACGCCATCCGCCAGTCTAGGCTGCAGATGGTGTGGCGCCGCTCGGTGGTGCCCACCCGCCGCTTCTCGGGAGCCGCGCCGGGCGGGCCCGGGTCACGCCCTGCGCCGCCGGGGCTGGCGTCTACCCCGGCAGGCACTGGGTCCACACCCAGACCTAGGAGAGGCCGGGTGGCTGTCAGCGGCAGGAGCCAGCTAGGGGACCCGACCCGGCCTTCCAGAGGCCCCGCCGCGCCTGGCCCCGCCCCTGgcctcaggccccacccctggCTTCAAAGTTCTGAGGCCAGACCCGCCCCCAACACCGCGACTTTACCCTCCAGCCTCGCTCCCGGCTCCACCCCTGGTTTTGGCTCCGCTACGGTAGCTGTTCCCACCCACGCCACCCCACCCCATCTCGATTCCCTTTAGTCTGTGGGTGATGGTCGGGCTGTCTCTCCCTTTGTACCCTTAACTCGGACCCTGCGCCTCGCGCCTGGCCTCAGGCCCCGGCACTAGTTTGCGGTGCGATCTGAGCTCTCACCGGCTACCACAGCCCCGAGCCCCGCCCCCTGACTATGGCCCCGCCCCTAGATCAGACTCCGCCCCTCGTCCAAAGTTCCACCCTACCCTCCGAGCGCAGCAGCCACGCTTCCCTTCACCACACCACCCTTCACCACGCCCTGCCCTGACCTCAGGACTCTCTGGCTTCTCTACCTTTCCCAGGCTTTCTCAGGATCGTGGGACAGGCCGCCCACTCTTCAAACTCAACCTTGGTCTCGGTCTTATTGCATATGGCCGTGGCCTGCTCCTAGTTTCTGGGTAGGGTAGTCAGACCATTTCCATCATCCATCATTCAGCCTCAGGGCCCACCCTTGGCCCTAGGagccctttctctcctctttcaccTCTTGGCTCTGTCCCTCTGCAGGGCCCTCCCGCTGTACCTGTCTTAAGCACCAGCAGGTGCAGCGCGTCGTCCTGCAGGTAGGAGGCAGCGGCGATCTCGTGAGTGGGGATGCGCAGGATGAGCTCCTCGTTGTCGCGCCAGGTGAGCAGCAGGCAGCGGGCTGACAGGCTCAGGATGCTGTCCTGCTCCGCCGTGGTCTTCAGCGGCAGCTCCTTCAGCTGCTGCGGGGGTGGGTGGGATCTCTTGAGTCCCCCAGGGCCTTGggtgggaaagggagaaggggacaAGGCCctaccctctcccttccccacagcCTCACCCTGGCCGTGTCCAGCAGCTGCAGGAGTTCGTCCCGGCTGGAGGGGTTCAATGAGGAGGTCACCCAGGTGAGGTGGCCTAGGAACTGGATGGGaaacaggggtggggtggggagagtggtgGAAGAAGGGCAAGAGAAGTCACCCTGAAGCCTTGGAGGACCCTGCCCTCCTCACTGTCGTAGTGCTGGTAGACTGAGATAGAAATATCTGAATTAATAATAAGAACCTGATAATAACTCTGCCTGTCGTAGAAGCCAGACGCAGACCTGAGAGATTTATGTACAGTCACTCATTCATCCTCACTTTAAGGAttagaaaactaaggcacagcaAAGGTAAATAGCATGCCCAATATTATATCACTAGAAAGGGCAAAACTGGACTCCACACACCAGAGCCCACACTCACTACTAGCTTACATTGCCTGAAAACGTCATTATTTAGCTGCAACAGTATCAAAAGTCACTATAATACCTCGAAAGGACTGACCACCTGTGAATTCCCGCTTGACCTGAGTGGCTCTGTCCCCGCCCCCAAGCACGTTTCAAATGACGGTGCAAGTCACTCACCCTCTTTAGGATCTTGTGGCAGAAGTTaaatggaaaggggaaaatgttGTATGAAATAAGTGTACAATTTTGTCAGAAAAACTATGTCCCAAATCAATAAAttaattcttcatttattcttaaTAACTTAATGTTATCACTTAACTTCAGTGTTATTCCATCAATATAATAAttaacttttttcattatttttaattttatccttcTTGGTGAATTTCACTAATcacactttttctctctttttttaattctctatgaAATTTAAGTCTCCAgtttttaaatggatttatttGTTAGCTTTTCTCTCCATagagggttgccagataaaatacaagatgccAGTTAATTTTGAATGTCACATAAATAACAGATACTTtttcagtttggtttttttttagtatttttagtcTCATGCAGTATTGGAACATATATTAACGCTTTTCAACCCAAGATTGTGCCCACCTCTTCTCATTCCACACCCACCTTGACCTCTTTCTCCAGGTAGTCACACAGCAGAATCTGGGGGTCGATGAGGTAGTCAGGGGGATAGAGGGGCATGGAGTGCAGGGGCCGGCGGCTCACACTGCTCCGAAAGGCTGCCCGGCGTGCCGCCTTGGGGAACACCAGCCTCCGGATAGGGGATACAAAGCCCTGGGGAAAGTGGGGGAATAACATTGATAACAGCAACTGAGTTTCTAGAGAACTTACCACGCTCAGGATTTCACTTACATCAccaaatttaattctcacaaagaCTACAGAAGGGGTACGTCcgtaatccccattttacaggcagaAAAACTAAGCCTCAGAGAGAGAACTAGCTGATAAGGTCACCAGCGAGTAGTGGTAAAACCAATTGCTCACCCTGGTCAGTCTGGATCCAAAACCTCCATTCTAAACACCAAGGTGAGGTGGAGGCCCTGCCAAGACCCTGGCTGAGGCAATTACAGAAAAATACTAAGATTCCATGTGGCTGGATGGTGGGTGCATAGGTATTTGTGAAGctcttctctgtgcttcctaaaAGTTAGAAATAGTT
This region includes:
- the CCM2L gene encoding cerebral cavernous malformations 2 protein-like isoform X1; the encoded protein is MEYEVKKGKKGFVSPIRRLVFPKAARRAAFRSSVSRRPLHSMPLYPPDYLIDPQILLCDYLEKEVKFLGHLTWVTSSLNPSSRDELLQLLDTARQLKELPLKTTAEQDSILSLSARCLLLTWRDNEELILRIPTHEIAAASYLQDDALHLLVLKTGLGVDPVPAGVDASPGGAGRDPGPPGAAPEKRRVGTTERRHTICSLDWRMAWGGGAGAEARAGGGGGGGGSLERQRAGARASGSWERRQTFSGSWERRHGGGGGGAGKPGGSWERRQAGGGGSWERRHPGPNPLDPQDPSPDAYCNLVILAVANRDAAEESCALICQVFQIIYGDQSIECVDRAGYHYTSTPERPWLCSRSESCRTDGTYAYDADFSCCSSFNGSQDTFEACYSGTSTPSFHGSHCSGSDHSGLGLEQLQDYMVTLRSKLGPPEIQQFALLLREYRLGLPIQDYCSGLLKLYGDRRKFLLLGMRPFIPDQDIGYFEGFLEGVGIREGGILTDSFGRIKRSMSSTSASAVRSYDGTAQRPEAQAFHRLLADITHDIEALAPDDDDDSTDEEPRGSPGEGEADEDNYL
- the CCM2L gene encoding cerebral cavernous malformations 2 protein-like isoform X2: MEYEVKKGKKGFVSPIRRLVFPKAARRAAFRSSVSRRPLHSMPLYPPDYLIDPQILLCDYLEKEVKFLGHLTWVTSSLNPSSRDELLQLLDTARQLKELPLKTTAEQDSILSLSARCLLLTWRDNEELILRIPTHEIAAASYLQDDALHLLVLKTGLGVDPVPAGVDASPGGAGRDPGPPGAAPEKRRVGTTERRHTICSLDWRMAWGGGAGAEARAGGGGGGGGSLERQRAGARASGSWERRQTFSGSWERRHGGGGGGAGKPGGSWERRQAGGGGSWERRHPGPNPLDPQDPSPDAYCNLVILAVANRDAAEESCALICQVFQIIYGDQSIECVDRAGYHYTSTPERPWLCSRSESCRTDGTYAYDADFSCCSSFNGSQDTFEACYSGTSTPSFHGSHCSGSDHSGLGLEQLQDYMVTCPHSCGVSWGPLRSSSLHCCCGSTGWGCPSRIIAPAC